One Turneriella parva DSM 21527 genomic region harbors:
- a CDS encoding DUF4421 family protein has protein sequence MQKSIVLACCLASSALVAADPVPTPQCPTGDPEDIQFEYRGRCEDGNFRSFDDDVTIRTFLEVPVYSFGFQDISSQKRSDAIDGKLIEFEPNISTNFGLGIAYLGYGISGSLPLSNANNDTNKYGKTSYFDFQFNYASRRWGADFFYQNYRGFYLKDPEKFANDYAPGAPNPQFGGLSILNTGVGAFYNFNDRYSANAAFSQGERQLTSAGSFVADTSVTYTQIDTGASLVPPSQASLYPDLDRYRGGEYWLWVARLGYGYNFIYRRMTLGALFALGPNLQRQKNFTDSGSSSDWQVSYSARLRASLWFEFRDEFLGVVAMIDANRIVIDEFALNSRTSRLQFFYARLFDGLF, from the coding sequence GTGCAAAAGTCAATCGTGCTGGCTTGTTGCCTTGCCAGCAGTGCATTGGTCGCCGCCGACCCCGTGCCAACCCCCCAATGCCCCACCGGCGACCCCGAAGACATACAGTTTGAATACCGCGGCCGCTGCGAAGATGGCAATTTTCGATCGTTCGACGACGATGTCACCATACGGACTTTTCTCGAAGTGCCAGTGTATAGTTTTGGATTTCAGGATATTTCTTCGCAGAAGCGTTCTGATGCCATCGATGGCAAGTTAATCGAGTTTGAGCCGAATATCAGTACAAACTTCGGGCTCGGCATCGCGTACCTGGGTTACGGCATTTCGGGCTCGTTGCCGTTATCGAATGCGAACAACGACACGAACAAATATGGCAAAACGAGTTACTTCGATTTTCAATTCAACTATGCATCGCGCCGCTGGGGGGCCGACTTCTTTTATCAGAACTACCGCGGCTTCTACCTCAAAGACCCCGAAAAATTTGCGAATGACTATGCACCCGGTGCGCCCAACCCGCAGTTCGGCGGTTTAAGCATTCTCAATACCGGGGTTGGGGCATTCTATAATTTTAATGACAGATACTCTGCCAACGCCGCCTTTTCTCAGGGGGAGCGCCAGCTGACATCGGCCGGCTCGTTTGTTGCCGACACATCGGTTACCTACACGCAGATTGACACCGGGGCGAGTCTCGTACCGCCTTCACAGGCATCGCTGTATCCTGACCTTGATCGTTATCGCGGTGGTGAATACTGGCTATGGGTCGCCCGTTTGGGCTATGGCTACAATTTTATCTACCGGCGCATGACTTTGGGTGCGCTCTTCGCTCTGGGCCCGAATCTGCAACGACAGAAAAATTTTACCGACAGCGGTTCAAGTTCAGACTGGCAGGTCAGTTACAGCGCGCGCCTGCGCGCTTCACTTTGGTTTGAATTTCGCGACGAATTTCTCGGTGTCGTCGCGATGATCGATGCGAACCGTATTGTCATCGATGAGTTCGCGCTCAACTCGAGAACGTCGCGCCTTCAGTTTTTCTACGCCCGTCTTTTCGATGGGTTATTCTGA